Proteins from a single region of Burkholderiales bacterium:
- a CDS encoding protein-L-isoaspartate O-methyltransferase, producing MDIEQARFNMIKQQIRTWEVLDQEVLDLLLVIRRERFVPEKWRALAFADMEIPLGHDQAMWQPKMEARVLQELAPKKTDMVLEVGTGSGYLTALFAAKAQHVYSVEIIPEFSKQAAQTLRSESTSNATLEVGDAARGWNAHAPYDVIVLTGSVPMLPEAWQQSLNPGGRLFAIVGDPPVMAARLIACVAPGAYNSVDLFETCITPLVNAPQPERFIF from the coding sequence ATGGATATCGAACAAGCGCGCTTCAACATGATCAAGCAGCAAATCCGCACGTGGGAAGTGCTCGATCAGGAAGTTCTTGATTTGTTGCTTGTAATCAGGCGCGAGCGGTTTGTCCCGGAAAAATGGCGCGCGCTGGCTTTTGCCGACATGGAAATCCCCTTGGGACACGACCAGGCGATGTGGCAGCCGAAAATGGAAGCGCGCGTGCTACAAGAGCTTGCGCCAAAAAAAACCGACATGGTGCTTGAAGTGGGCACCGGCAGCGGTTACCTCACCGCGCTCTTCGCCGCCAAAGCGCAGCACGTCTATAGCGTGGAAATCATTCCCGAGTTTTCGAAGCAGGCGGCGCAAACCCTCCGCTCCGAAAGTACCAGCAACGCCACGCTGGAAGTGGGGGATGCCGCGCGCGGCTGGAATGCGCATGCGCCTTACGATGTGATTGTGCTCACCGGTTCGGTGCCGATGCTGCCCGAGGCGTGGCAGCAAAGCCTGAATCCCGGCGGCAGGCTATTTGCCATCGTGGGCGATCCGCCGGTGATGGCGGCAAGACTGATTGCCTGTGTTGCGCCCGGAGCGTACAACTCGGTGGATTTGTTCGAGACCTGCATTACACCGCTGGTCAACGCGCCCCAGCCTGAACGCTTTATTTTTTAA
- a CDS encoding type II toxin-antitoxin system HicB family antitoxin has protein sequence MKKKHQLTAIIEKEGNGYVALCPEFDIASQGYTIEEARSNLQEAVELFFETADPTEVKQRHPPIRPAAKFI, from the coding sequence ATGAAGAAAAAACATCAGTTAACCGCGATTATCGAGAAAGAGGGCAACGGCTACGTGGCGCTGTGTCCGGAATTTGATATCGCCAGTCAAGGCTACACCATTGAGGAAGCGCGCAGTAACCTGCAGGAAGCCGTGGAGCTTTTTTTCGAAACCGCCGATCCCACCGAAGTCAAGCAACGCCATCCGCCAATCCGGCCTGCCGCGAAATTTATTTGA
- the waaA gene encoding lipid IV(A) 3-deoxy-D-manno-octulosonic acid transferase produces the protein MIKTRFVYTLLTYAMLPFALLHLLWRSRRQPAYLKHIPERFGFYREAPGRPVIWLHAVSVGETRAAEPLVKALRQAHPGHQILLTHMTPTGRETGEQLFGGNVLRCYLPYDFPQAAESFLRHFKPVAGVLLETEIWFNLIHLCKEKKIPLYLVNARLSEKSAARYARFASLVRPALQSLTAVSAQTQQDAERLRALGAASVEVTGSLKFDVKPPSSLLELGGELRSRFGARPVFLAASTRECEEELVLQAAAATGLADLLTVIVSRHPQRFDEVAALLQSRNVRFQRRSENRPVAADTQFILGDSMGEMFAYYAACDVAFVGGSLLPYGGQNLLEACAVGKPVLIGPHTFNFAEAAELAVQAGAAQRVTNVAELGEAIKSLFADAARRKVMGEAGRTFIARYQGATQRILRLIRF, from the coding sequence ATGATCAAGACGCGCTTCGTCTACACCCTGCTGACCTACGCGATGCTGCCTTTTGCGCTGCTGCATCTGCTATGGCGCAGCCGACGCCAGCCGGCCTATCTCAAGCATATTCCCGAGCGTTTCGGTTTTTACCGGGAAGCGCCCGGAAGACCGGTGATTTGGCTGCACGCGGTTTCAGTTGGCGAGACGCGCGCGGCGGAGCCGCTGGTGAAGGCTTTGCGCCAGGCGCATCCCGGGCATCAGATTCTGCTCACCCACATGACGCCCACCGGGCGCGAAACCGGCGAGCAGCTTTTCGGCGGCAACGTTCTGCGCTGTTATCTTCCCTATGATTTCCCACAGGCGGCCGAGAGTTTTTTGCGGCATTTCAAACCGGTTGCCGGCGTGCTGCTGGAAACCGAAATCTGGTTTAACCTGATTCACCTCTGCAAGGAAAAAAAGATTCCGCTTTATCTGGTAAACGCTCGGCTCTCTGAAAAATCTGCCGCCCGTTACGCGCGTTTTGCAAGCCTAGTGCGGCCGGCGCTGCAATCGCTGACCGCTGTTTCAGCGCAGACGCAGCAGGACGCGGAGCGCTTGCGAGCGCTGGGCGCGGCAAGCGTTGAAGTCACGGGCAGCCTGAAATTCGACGTGAAGCCGCCCTCTTCCTTGCTCGAACTCGGTGGCGAATTGCGTTCCCGCTTTGGCGCGAGGCCGGTTTTTCTCGCCGCCAGCACCCGTGAATGCGAGGAGGAACTGGTGCTGCAAGCGGCCGCGGCAACCGGCCTTGCGGATCTGCTTACGGTCATCGTGTCGCGCCACCCGCAGCGCTTTGACGAAGTCGCGGCATTATTGCAAAGCCGTAATGTTCGCTTCCAGCGTAGAAGCGAAAATCGGCCTGTCGCCGCCGACACGCAATTTATACTGGGCGACAGCATGGGAGAAATGTTCGCTTACTATGCGGCGTGCGACGTGGCTTTCGTGGGCGGGAGTCTTCTGCCTTACGGAGGTCAGAACCTGCTCGAGGCCTGTGCGGTGGGCAAGCCGGTATTAATCGGCCCGCATACTTTTAACTTTGCCGAAGCTGCCGAGCTTGCGGTGCAAGCGGGTGCAGCGCAGCGCGTTACCAATGTTGCTGAACTTGGGGAGGCAATCAAATCCTTGTTTGCCGATGCAGCGAGACGAAAAGTGATGGGAGAAGCGGGCCGCACTTTCATTGCGCGGTATCAGGGCGCGACGCAAAGAATCCTGCGCTTAATCCGTTTTTAA
- a CDS encoding endonuclease domain-containing protein, with amino-acid sequence MKGQINKSILQGGLQRRLRDNMTDAELRLWHYLHRRQMDGFKFRRQHPFGDYILDFVCLEAMLVIEMDGGQHGEHMERDAARTATLMSAGFRVLRFWNNEIFHDVEAVKDSIWRALHTPPPSQPSP; translated from the coding sequence GTGAAAGGGCAAATCAACAAGAGCATTCTTCAGGGCGGACTTCAACGCAGACTGCGCGACAACATGACTGATGCGGAGTTGCGCTTATGGCATTACCTGCATAGAAGGCAAATGGACGGTTTCAAATTCCGTAGGCAGCATCCTTTCGGAGACTACATTCTTGACTTTGTTTGCCTGGAAGCGATGCTTGTAATCGAGATGGACGGAGGGCAGCATGGAGAGCACATGGAGCGGGACGCAGCTCGCACGGCAACGCTGATGAGCGCGGGTTTCAGGGTGCTGAGATTTTGGAATAACGAGATATTTCATGACGTCGAAGCGGTTAAGGATTCGATATGGCGCGCTTTGCATACCCCACCCCCATCCCAACCTTCCCCCTGA
- a CDS encoding HigA family addiction module antitoxin, which yields MLGKRGITAGTALRLAHYFGISPQFWMNLQAKYDLQTEEDRMGTKVKNLKVLKAA from the coding sequence GTGCTCGGCAAGCGCGGCATTACCGCCGGCACCGCTCTTCGCCTCGCTCATTACTTCGGCATTTCACCGCAGTTCTGGATGAACCTGCAGGCCAAATATGATCTGCAGACCGAGGAAGACCGGATGGGAACCAAAGTCAAGAATTTGAAAGTGCTCAAAGCGGCTTGA
- the waaC gene encoding lipopolysaccharide heptosyltransferase I, translated as MPKILLVKTSSMGDVVHNLPVVSDIRRHFPEAHIDWVVEEAYQAIPVMHAGVGAVLPVKLRRWRKTLWQRQTWWELADFREWLGSGQYDFILDSQGLIKSALITRLARGVRCGLNWKSAREPLGWFYDRVFDVPWTLHAVQRNRSLAAQALGYALEGKADYGIQAKPANFSWLKAPYAVLLHASSDSDKLWPEPRWIELGAYLNGSGLSCVLPWGSEGERVRSERLARRIKFSVMPPQLTLDEAASLLAGAKVVIGVDTGLAHLAAALKVPVIGIYCATEPQDTGIYSESAVNLGGKNRPPAVGAVAAALDKLLAVRSDFPSPLMGENLNPPLQGEGTGGDGVA; from the coding sequence ATGCCAAAAATTTTGCTGGTCAAAACCTCCTCGATGGGGGATGTCGTCCACAATCTGCCGGTGGTGAGCGACATCCGCCGGCATTTTCCCGAGGCGCACATCGACTGGGTGGTGGAGGAAGCGTATCAGGCGATTCCGGTGATGCACGCAGGAGTGGGCGCCGTTTTACCGGTGAAATTGCGCCGTTGGCGCAAAACGCTGTGGCAGCGGCAGACCTGGTGGGAGCTTGCTGATTTCCGCGAGTGGCTGGGCAGCGGGCAGTACGATTTTATTCTCGATTCCCAGGGATTGATTAAAAGCGCGCTGATCACACGGCTGGCGCGCGGTGTGCGCTGCGGGCTCAACTGGAAGAGCGCGCGCGAGCCGCTGGGCTGGTTTTACGACCGTGTTTTTGACGTGCCGTGGACGCTGCACGCGGTGCAGAGAAACCGTTCGCTCGCCGCGCAGGCGCTGGGTTATGCGCTGGAGGGCAAGGCGGATTACGGCATTCAGGCCAAGCCCGCAAATTTTTCCTGGCTTAAAGCCCCCTATGCAGTGTTGTTGCATGCGAGCAGCGACAGCGACAAGCTTTGGCCGGAACCGCGCTGGATTGAGCTGGGTGCTTATCTGAATGGATCGGGGCTCTCCTGCGTTCTGCCGTGGGGCAGCGAAGGCGAGCGGGTGCGCAGCGAGCGGCTGGCACGCCGGATAAAATTTTCTGTTATGCCCCCGCAGCTCACTCTTGACGAAGCGGCGTCCCTGCTTGCCGGCGCCAAAGTTGTCATCGGCGTCGATACCGGGCTTGCGCATCTCGCCGCGGCGCTCAAAGTCCCGGTCATCGGGATTTACTGCGCGACCGAGCCTCAAGACACCGGAATTTATTCCGAAAGCGCCGTCAATCTGGGCGGGAAAAATCGCCCGCCGGCGGTAGGCGCGGTTGCGGCGGCGCTCGATAAGTTGCTTGCGGTACGCTCCGACTTTCCTTCCCCCTTGATGGGGGAAAATTTAAACCCTCCCCTTCAAGGGGAGGGTACGGGTGGGGATGGGGTAGCGTGA
- the thiC gene encoding phosphomethylpyrimidine synthase ThiC, producing MNANPKFLSATAHVDEAAVKPLPNSRKVYVEGSSPDIRVPMREIVQSDTPASFGAEKNPPLYVYDTSGPYTDPAAKIDVRAGLPALREKWILERNDTEKLSGPSSEFGSRRLTDPKLAELRFNLKRKPLRAKPGMNVTQMHYARKGQITPEMEFIAVRENQRCDELSELLTHQHPGQDFGASIPKLITPEFVRDEVARGRAIIPANINHPETEPMIIGRNFLVKINANIGNSAITSSIQEEVEKMTWAIRWGGDTVMDLSTGKDIHETREWIIRNSPVPIGTVPIYQALEKVDGRAEELTWEIYRDTLIEQCEQGVDYFTIHAGVRLPFIPLTAKRMTGIVSRGGSIMAKWCLAHHKESFLYTRFEEICEIMKAYDVSFSLGDGLRPGSIYDANDEAQIAELITLGELTDIAWKHDVQVMIEGPGHVPMQLIKENMDLQLKYCKEAPFYTLGPLTTDIAPGYDHITSAIGAAMIGWYGTAMLCYVTPKEHLGLPDKDDVKDGIMAYKIAAHAADLAKGHPGAQIRDNALSKARFEFRWDDQFNLGLDPDKAKAFHDETLPQEGAKLAHFCSMCGPHFCSMKITQDVRDYAASHGFSETEALEKGMEEKAVEFVKQGGEVYQKV from the coding sequence GTGAATGCCAACCCGAAATTCTTAAGTGCCACCGCCCACGTTGATGAAGCGGCGGTGAAACCGTTGCCGAATTCGCGCAAGGTTTATGTCGAAGGCAGCAGTCCCGACATCCGGGTGCCGATGCGTGAAATCGTTCAATCCGACACGCCCGCTTCTTTCGGCGCGGAGAAAAATCCGCCGCTTTATGTCTACGACACCTCCGGCCCTTACACTGACCCTGCGGCAAAGATTGATGTCCGCGCCGGGCTTCCCGCTTTGCGCGAAAAATGGATACTCGAGCGCAATGACACGGAAAAACTCTCCGGCCCAAGCTCCGAATTCGGCAGCCGCCGTCTGACCGATCCCAAGCTGGCGGAACTGCGTTTCAATTTGAAGCGCAAGCCTTTGCGCGCCAAACCGGGCATGAATGTCACGCAGATGCACTATGCGCGCAAGGGCCAAATCACGCCGGAGATGGAATTCATCGCCGTCCGCGAGAACCAACGCTGCGACGAGCTTTCCGAATTGCTTACCCACCAGCATCCGGGGCAGGATTTTGGGGCCTCAATTCCCAAATTGATTACACCGGAATTCGTGCGCGATGAAGTGGCGCGCGGCCGGGCGATCATTCCCGCCAACATTAACCATCCGGAAACCGAGCCGATGATCATCGGCCGCAACTTCCTGGTGAAAATCAACGCCAACATCGGCAATTCAGCCATCACCTCCTCGATTCAGGAAGAAGTGGAAAAAATGACTTGGGCCATCCGCTGGGGCGGCGACACGGTGATGGATTTGTCCACCGGCAAAGACATTCACGAAACGCGCGAGTGGATTATCCGTAATTCGCCGGTGCCCATCGGCACCGTGCCGATTTACCAGGCATTGGAGAAAGTAGACGGAAGAGCGGAAGAGCTCACTTGGGAAATCTATCGCGATACTTTGATCGAGCAGTGCGAGCAGGGCGTGGATTATTTCACCATTCACGCCGGAGTGCGGCTGCCGTTTATTCCGCTCACTGCGAAACGCATGACCGGCATTGTCTCGCGCGGCGGCTCGATCATGGCCAAATGGTGCCTCGCGCATCACAAGGAAAGTTTCCTCTACACCCGCTTCGAGGAAATCTGCGAAATCATGAAAGCGTATGACGTGAGCTTCAGCCTGGGCGACGGCCTGCGCCCCGGCTCGATTTACGACGCCAACGATGAGGCGCAGATCGCTGAATTAATAACTCTCGGCGAGCTGACCGACATCGCCTGGAAACACGATGTGCAGGTCATGATCGAAGGCCCGGGCCACGTGCCCATGCAGCTCATCAAGGAGAACATGGATTTGCAATTGAAGTATTGCAAGGAAGCGCCGTTCTATACTCTCGGGCCGCTCACCACCGACATCGCGCCGGGCTATGACCACATCACGTCTGCAATAGGTGCGGCGATGATAGGCTGGTACGGCACTGCCATGCTCTGCTACGTCACGCCCAAGGAGCACCTCGGGCTTCCCGACAAGGACGACGTCAAAGACGGCATCATGGCTTACAAGATCGCTGCGCATGCCGCCGATTTGGCCAAAGGCCATCCGGGCGCGCAAATTCGCGACAACGCTTTATCCAAAGCGCGCTTCGAATTCCGCTGGGATGACCAGTTCAACCTCGGCCTCGACCCCGACAAGGCGAAAGCTTTCCACGACGAGACCCTGCCGCAGGAAGGCGCCAAGCTCGCCCATTTCTGCTCCATGTGCGGCCCGCATTTTTGTTCGATGAAGATTACCCAGGACGTGCGCGATTACGCAGCCAGCCACGGCTTCTCCGAAACCGAAGCCTTGGAGAAGGGGATGGAGGAGAAGGCTGTGGAGTTTGTGAAGCAGGGCGGAGAGGTCTATCAAAAGGTGTAA
- the rfbB gene encoding dTDP-glucose 4,6-dehydratase, giving the protein MILVTGGAGFIGSNFVLDWIATESTPVVNLDKLTYAGNLHNLSSLKNSSKHIFVHGDIGDRTLVSQLLVQHRPRAIVHFAAESHVDRSIYGPEDFILTNVLGTFHLLEEARAHWQKLPEPEQAAFRFLHVSTDEVYGSLEPDEAPFIETSRYAPNSPYAASKAGADHLVRAYCRTYGLPVMVTNCSNNYGPYQFPEKLIPLMILNALQGKPLPVYGDGMNVRDWLYVGDHCASIRAVLARGRVGKMYNIGGGSEKTNLEVVKTVCGILDELRPLVPHPITQSPGHPSPITHYSSLITFVKDRPGHDRRYAMDFSKISRELGWRPEESFETGIRKTVAWYLDNPDWVAEVMSGAYRRWIDTNYAGR; this is encoded by the coding sequence ATGATCCTCGTTACCGGCGGCGCCGGATTTATCGGTTCGAATTTCGTGCTTGACTGGATCGCAACGGAAAGCACCCCCGTTGTGAATCTGGACAAGCTCACTTACGCCGGCAACCTGCACAACCTTTCCAGCCTGAAGAACAGCTCGAAACATATTTTCGTTCATGGCGATATAGGCGACAGGACGCTGGTTAGCCAACTGCTTGTCCAGCATCGACCCCGCGCCATCGTCCACTTTGCCGCAGAAAGCCACGTCGACCGGTCGATATACGGCCCGGAAGATTTTATCCTGACCAACGTATTGGGCACATTTCACCTGCTGGAAGAAGCGCGGGCGCATTGGCAAAAACTCCCGGAGCCGGAGCAAGCGGCGTTCCGCTTTCTCCACGTCTCCACCGATGAGGTATACGGTTCGCTCGAGCCCGATGAGGCTCCTTTCATCGAGACCAGCCGTTACGCTCCGAACAGCCCCTACGCGGCGTCCAAGGCGGGAGCCGATCATTTGGTACGGGCTTATTGCCGCACCTATGGGCTGCCCGTTATGGTTACGAATTGCTCCAACAACTATGGCCCTTACCAATTTCCGGAAAAGCTCATACCTCTGATGATACTCAACGCGCTGCAGGGCAAGCCCCTTCCGGTCTACGGCGACGGGATGAATGTCCGCGACTGGCTCTACGTCGGCGACCATTGTGCTTCGATTCGGGCAGTACTGGCCCGCGGCCGGGTCGGAAAAATGTACAACATTGGCGGCGGCAGCGAAAAAACCAACCTAGAAGTAGTCAAAACCGTTTGCGGCATTCTCGACGAACTTCGTCCCCTCGTTCCTCACCCAATCACCCAATCACCCGGTCACCCATCACCCATCACCCATTACTCCTCGCTGATCACGTTCGTCAAAGACCGTCCAGGCCACGACCGCCGTTACGCCATGGACTTCAGCAAGATCTCACGGGAACTCGGCTGGCGGCCGGAGGAAAGCTTCGAAACCGGGATTCGCAAGACGGTGGCTTGGTACCTCGACAACCCAGACTGGGTGGCCGAAGTGATGAGCGGCGCGTATCGGCGCTGGATCGACACCAACTACGCCGGCCGCTGA
- a CDS encoding type II toxin-antitoxin system RelE/ParE family toxin: MIKSFRSPDTEALFHDRQVARFRAIERPARRKLLYLNQARSLQDLLVPPGNRLEALKGNRKGQHSIRINDQWRLCFRWSEGHAFDVEIVDYHA, encoded by the coding sequence ATGATCAAGTCCTTCCGTTCGCCCGACACGGAAGCGCTGTTTCATGACAGGCAGGTCGCGCGTTTTCGAGCGATCGAGCGGCCGGCGCGCCGCAAGTTGCTGTATCTCAACCAGGCACGCTCGCTCCAGGACCTGCTTGTCCCGCCGGGTAACCGGCTGGAAGCGCTGAAGGGTAACCGCAAGGGCCAGCACAGCATCCGCATCAACGACCAGTGGCGGCTCTGCTTTCGCTGGTCGGAAGGACACGCATTCGACGTCGAAATCGTCGATTACCACGCATAG
- a CDS encoding HigA family addiction module antitoxin yields the protein MTTKLLDPIPPGEVLYEEFMKPLGVSINALAREIAVPPNRISEVVSGKRAITADTALRLGKYFGVSPEIWMGLQVDYDLRLAKRTTWPKTERRVRVHAA from the coding sequence ATGACTACGAAACTGCTCGATCCAATTCCTCCCGGGGAGGTCCTCTACGAGGAATTTATGAAGCCGCTCGGGGTGAGTATCAACGCGCTTGCGCGCGAAATCGCTGTTCCGCCCAATCGAATCAGCGAGGTCGTGAGCGGCAAGCGTGCGATCACCGCTGATACCGCGCTGCGGCTGGGTAAATATTTCGGTGTCTCCCCGGAAATCTGGATGGGGTTGCAGGTGGATTACGACCTGCGTCTCGCCAAGCGCACGACCTGGCCGAAGACCGAGCGCCGCGTGCGGGTGCACGCAGCCTAA
- a CDS encoding transcriptional regulator, whose product MALTRDFKETVLARAQRDARFREALFTEAINAYLAGDTTVGKAVLRDLVNATIGFEGLAAEINKPSKSLHRMLAPRGNPNTENFFDIVRALQKKTRVKLRVTAKPV is encoded by the coding sequence ATGGCACTGACACGGGATTTCAAGGAAACGGTTCTGGCGCGCGCGCAGCGTGACGCGCGGTTCCGCGAAGCGCTGTTTACCGAGGCGATCAACGCCTACCTGGCCGGCGATACCACTGTAGGCAAAGCCGTTCTGCGCGATCTGGTGAACGCGACCATCGGATTCGAAGGTCTCGCGGCGGAAATCAACAAACCGAGCAAGAGCCTGCATCGGATGCTGGCCCCGCGCGGCAATCCAAACACCGAAAACTTTTTCGACATCGTGAGAGCATTGCAGAAAAAGACGCGCGTGAAGCTGCGTGTAACGGCAAAGCCGGTTTGA
- a CDS encoding FAD-binding protein translates to MERIISRREFVKRLAGGAALLALQPSCSSLAPSLPPGLLLRNDLTDLSGTLLFDDAALQAAANDFGRIVHRLPIAVLKPGSAQDIVKLVQFANRHGLKVAMRGQAHSFFGQTQAEGGVVIDSSSLNSVRIINSGAVEVGAGAKWSAVLDAANASKRTLPVIADIFLSVGGTISTGGFAVTTYTQGFQVDRVLELQVVTGDGQLVTCSDERNSDLFNAMLGGLGQCGIIVKVVMELVAAPTHVLFFKLNYEDFQTASADLAFLAKVGRFNHLDGRGAAQPGGGIAYYVEGGVFYDAPNTPSEAPLLAGLRFANQTTKVMTYEQYYRREEVCTICTAPTLKPFVYLCLPSSRYVEYTSRMLATPEEAAFVTPRMSAWRRSSMKRPLVRLPNEDIVFRFQISRVLPASADISSAIAMNRTLYERARAMGGTRLTTSAIPFSQADWIQHYGPVWKSVQASKARFDPKNVLAPGHGMFPG, encoded by the coding sequence ATGGAACGAATAATTTCTCGCCGCGAGTTCGTCAAAAGGCTCGCAGGCGGAGCAGCGCTCCTTGCGCTACAGCCATCATGCAGTTCCTTGGCGCCGTCGCTGCCGCCGGGGCTGCTGCTGCGCAATGACCTGACGGATCTCAGCGGGACACTGCTCTTCGACGATGCTGCGCTGCAGGCGGCTGCGAACGACTTTGGACGCATCGTGCATCGGCTGCCGATCGCTGTGCTCAAACCCGGCTCGGCTCAAGATATCGTGAAGCTGGTTCAGTTCGCGAACCGCCATGGCCTCAAAGTTGCGATGCGGGGTCAGGCCCATTCATTTTTTGGCCAAACTCAGGCCGAGGGGGGAGTCGTCATCGACTCCAGTAGTTTGAATTCCGTCCGCATCATCAATTCGGGCGCCGTCGAGGTTGGCGCCGGAGCAAAGTGGAGCGCCGTTTTGGATGCAGCGAACGCCTCCAAGCGAACGCTGCCGGTGATCGCCGATATCTTCCTTTCGGTCGGCGGCACGATCAGTACGGGTGGATTTGCCGTGACGACGTACACCCAAGGTTTTCAGGTCGACCGTGTTCTGGAACTCCAGGTGGTGACGGGGGATGGGCAGCTCGTGACCTGTTCCGACGAACGCAACAGTGATCTCTTCAACGCCATGCTTGGCGGGCTGGGTCAATGCGGCATTATCGTGAAAGTCGTCATGGAGCTGGTTGCCGCACCCACTCACGTCCTGTTCTTCAAGTTGAACTACGAGGACTTTCAGACAGCCTCCGCTGACCTGGCGTTTCTCGCGAAGGTTGGGCGCTTCAACCACCTCGACGGGAGGGGCGCCGCACAGCCGGGCGGTGGCATCGCGTATTACGTCGAAGGCGGAGTTTTCTATGACGCTCCGAATACTCCAAGTGAGGCGCCACTGCTCGCGGGGTTGAGGTTTGCGAACCAAACCACCAAAGTGATGACCTATGAGCAGTACTATCGCCGCGAAGAAGTATGCACTATCTGTACTGCTCCCACGCTAAAACCCTTTGTGTACCTCTGCTTGCCCTCATCTCGATACGTCGAGTACACATCGAGAATGCTTGCCACTCCTGAAGAGGCTGCCTTTGTGACTCCGCGCATGTCTGCATGGAGGAGGAGCTCCATGAAGCGTCCGCTCGTCCGTTTGCCGAACGAAGATATCGTCTTCAGATTCCAGATTTCGCGGGTTCTGCCGGCATCGGCTGATATATCGTCCGCGATCGCGATGAATCGCACACTATACGAGCGGGCGCGCGCTATGGGCGGAACACGATTGACGACGAGCGCGATTCCGTTTTCGCAGGCCGATTGGATCCAGCACTATGGACCCGTTTGGAAATCGGTCCAAGCCTCGAAGGCGCGGTTCGACCCGAAGAATGTGCTGGCACCGGGACACGGAATGTTTCCTGGCTAA
- a CDS encoding nucleotide sugar dehydrogenase has translation MSLSKLIVKLENRSALIGIIGLGYVGLPLMLRFSEAGYRVLGIDIDPDKVSRLNKGESYISYIPSQSIATALKKGFVATSEFKKSSEADALIICVPTPLNPYREPDLSFVLGTLNSLLPHLRAGQVVSLESTTYPGTTDEELKPRIESTGLVVGKDIFLVFSPERVDPANSDFEIRAIPKVCGGTTASCLKAGLALYRQAIDKVVPVSSARTAEMAKLLENIHRAVNIGLVNEMKIIADKMGIDIHEVIRAAATKPFGFVPYYPGPGLGGHCIPIDPFYLTWKARQYGVHTRFIELAGEVNSNMPTWVLGKIADALNDRGKAIKGSRVLVLGIAYKKNVEDMRESPAVELMELLRAKGAELAYSDPHVPVFPKIRKHDFALHSIPLTPDSLAVYDCVVLTTNHDAFDYHIIKKYAKLIVDTRGVYLEPAGNIVKA, from the coding sequence ATGTCGCTCAGTAAACTCATCGTAAAACTGGAGAATCGGTCCGCTCTCATCGGCATTATCGGCCTGGGCTATGTGGGATTGCCCTTGATGCTGCGGTTTAGCGAAGCCGGCTATCGGGTGTTGGGCATCGATATCGATCCGGACAAGGTCAGTCGCCTGAATAAAGGCGAGAGCTACATCAGTTACATTCCCAGCCAATCCATCGCGACTGCCCTGAAAAAAGGCTTCGTCGCCACCAGCGAATTTAAGAAATCCTCCGAGGCGGACGCGCTGATTATCTGCGTTCCGACGCCGCTCAATCCTTATCGAGAGCCGGATCTCAGCTTCGTCCTCGGCACCTTGAATTCGCTGCTGCCGCATTTGCGCGCGGGACAAGTGGTCTCGCTGGAAAGCACCACCTATCCCGGAACCACGGATGAGGAACTGAAGCCGCGCATCGAATCAACCGGGCTCGTAGTCGGCAAAGATATATTTCTGGTGTTCTCACCGGAGCGGGTGGACCCGGCCAATTCCGATTTCGAGATCCGGGCCATACCCAAAGTCTGCGGCGGCACCACTGCATCCTGCCTTAAAGCGGGCCTCGCGCTTTACCGGCAAGCTATCGACAAGGTTGTGCCGGTGAGTTCGGCACGAACGGCGGAAATGGCCAAGTTGCTGGAAAACATCCACCGCGCGGTCAACATCGGTTTGGTGAATGAAATGAAAATCATCGCCGACAAAATGGGCATCGACATTCACGAAGTCATCCGCGCCGCCGCCACCAAACCGTTTGGTTTCGTCCCTTACTATCCCGGCCCCGGCCTGGGGGGTCACTGCATTCCCATCGATCCTTTTTATCTCACTTGGAAAGCCCGTCAATACGGTGTGCACACCCGCTTCATCGAATTGGCGGGCGAAGTCAATAGCAACATGCCGACGTGGGTCTTGGGAAAAATCGCCGACGCATTGAATGACCGAGGCAAGGCAATCAAGGGCAGCCGTGTTCTTGTTCTCGGCATTGCCTACAAAAAAAACGTGGAGGACATGCGCGAATCTCCCGCCGTTGAGCTGATGGAATTGCTCCGGGCCAAAGGCGCAGAATTAGCTTATTCGGACCCGCATGTGCCGGTCTTCCCCAAAATACGCAAGCATGATTTTGCACTGCACAGCATCCCGCTAACACCCGATTCTCTCGCCGTTTACGACTGCGTGGTGCTCACCACCAATCACGATGCTTTCGATTACCACATCATCAAAAAGTATGCCAAATTGATCGTCGACACGAGAGGCGTCTACCTGGAACCTGCCGGCAATATCGTCAAAGCCTGA